The following coding sequences lie in one Lelliottia jeotgali genomic window:
- a CDS encoding Dihydrolipoamide acetyltransferase component of pyruvate dehydrogenase complex, which translates to MAIEINVPDIGADEVEITEILVKVGDKVEAEQSLITVEGDKASMEVPSPQAGIVKEIKVSVGDKTETGKLIMIFDSADGAATAAPAQEEKKEAAAPAAAPAAAAAKDVNVPDIGGDEVEVTEIMVKVGDTVAAEQSLLTVEGDKASMEVPAPFAGVVKEIKINTGDKVSTGSLIMVFEVAGAAPAAAPAQAAAPAAAAAPAASGAKDVNVPDIGGDEVEVTEVMVKVGDKVAAEQSLITVEGDKASMEVPAPFAGTVKEIKISTGDKVSTGSLIMVFEVEGAAPAAAPAAAPAPAAAAPAPAAKAAAPAAKSEGKSEFAENDAYVHATPLIRRLAREFGVNLAKVKGTGRKGRILREDVQTYVKEAVKRAEAAPAAATGGGIPGMLPWPKVDFSKFGEIEEVELGRIQKISGANLSRNWVMIPHVTHFDKTDITDLEAFRKQQNAEAEKRKLDVKFTPVVFIMKAVAAALEQMPRFNSSLSEDAQRLTLKKYINIGVAVDTPNGLVVPVFKDVNKKSITELSRELTVISKKARDGKLTAGEMQGGCFTISSIGGLGTTHFAPIVNAPEVAILGVSKSAMEPVWNGKEFVPRLMMPISLSFDHRVIDGADGARFITIINNTLSDIRRLVM; encoded by the coding sequence ATGGCTATCGAAATCAATGTACCGGACATCGGGGCTGATGAAGTTGAAATCACCGAGATCCTGGTCAAAGTAGGCGACAAAGTTGAAGCTGAACAGTCGCTGATCACTGTAGAAGGCGATAAAGCCTCTATGGAAGTCCCGTCTCCTCAGGCTGGCATCGTTAAAGAGATCAAAGTCTCTGTTGGCGACAAAACCGAGACCGGCAAACTGATCATGATTTTCGATTCCGCCGACGGTGCAGCAACTGCTGCACCTGCGCAGGAAGAGAAGAAAGAAGCAGCGGCTCCGGCGGCTGCACCTGCGGCTGCGGCTGCAAAAGACGTTAACGTGCCGGACATCGGCGGTGACGAAGTCGAAGTGACTGAGATCATGGTGAAAGTGGGCGACACCGTTGCCGCTGAACAATCCCTGCTCACCGTAGAAGGCGACAAAGCCTCTATGGAAGTCCCGGCTCCGTTCGCGGGCGTCGTTAAAGAGATCAAAATCAACACCGGTGACAAAGTGTCTACCGGCTCCCTGATTATGGTCTTCGAAGTAGCGGGCGCAGCACCTGCTGCGGCTCCAGCACAGGCAGCTGCTCCGGCAGCAGCGGCGGCACCAGCAGCGTCTGGCGCGAAAGACGTTAACGTTCCGGATATCGGCGGTGACGAAGTTGAAGTGACTGAAGTGATGGTGAAAGTGGGCGACAAAGTTGCCGCTGAGCAGTCACTGATCACTGTAGAAGGCGACAAAGCCTCTATGGAAGTCCCGGCTCCGTTCGCAGGTACCGTGAAAGAAATCAAAATCAGCACCGGCGACAAAGTGTCTACCGGTTCTCTGATCATGGTCTTCGAAGTGGAAGGCGCTGCGCCTGCCGCGGCTCCGGCTGCTGCGCCAGCACCTGCTGCTGCCGCTCCGGCTCCTGCTGCAAAAGCAGCGGCACCGGCGGCGAAATCCGAAGGCAAATCTGAGTTTGCTGAAAACGACGCGTACGTTCACGCCACTCCGCTGATTCGTCGCCTGGCGCGCGAATTCGGTGTGAATCTGGCGAAAGTGAAAGGGACTGGCCGTAAAGGTCGTATCCTGCGCGAAGACGTTCAGACTTACGTGAAAGAAGCGGTGAAACGCGCTGAAGCGGCACCTGCTGCTGCCACCGGCGGCGGTATTCCGGGCATGCTGCCTTGGCCGAAAGTGGACTTCAGCAAGTTTGGTGAAATCGAAGAAGTGGAACTGGGTCGTATCCAGAAAATCTCTGGTGCTAACCTGAGCCGTAACTGGGTGATGATCCCGCACGTTACGCACTTCGACAAAACCGATATCACCGATCTGGAAGCGTTCCGTAAACAGCAGAACGCCGAAGCTGAAAAACGTAAACTGGACGTGAAATTCACCCCAGTGGTCTTCATCATGAAAGCCGTTGCGGCAGCGCTTGAGCAGATGCCACGTTTCAACAGCTCTCTGTCTGAAGATGCACAACGTCTGACGCTGAAAAAATACATCAACATCGGTGTTGCGGTTGATACGCCAAATGGTCTGGTTGTTCCGGTCTTCAAAGACGTGAACAAGAAGAGCATTACTGAGCTGTCCCGTGAACTGACAGTGATCTCCAAGAAAGCGCGTGATGGTAAGCTGACAGCCGGCGAAATGCAGGGCGGTTGCTTCACTATCTCCAGCATCGGCGGCCTGGGTACCACCCACTTCGCACCGATTGTTAACGCGCCGGAAGTGGCGATCCTCGGTGTGTCTAAGTCCGCGATGGAACCGGTGTGGAATGGTAAAGAGTTTGTGCCGCGTCTGATGATGCCAATCTCTCTCTCCTTCGACCACCGCGTGATCGACGGTGCTGATGGTGCTCGCTTCATTACCATCATCAACAACACCCTGAGCGATATTCGCCGCCTGGTGATGTAA
- a CDS encoding Dihydrolipoamide dehydrogenase — translation MSTEIKTQVVVLGAGPAGYSAAFRCADLGLETVIVERYSTLGGVCLNVGCIPSKALLHVAKVIEEAKALADHGIVFGEPKTDIDKIRTWKEKVITQLTGGLAGMAKGRKVKVVNGLGKFTGANTLEVEGENGKTVINFDNAIIAAGSRPIELPFIPHEDPRVWDSTDALELKTVPKRLLVMGGGIIGLEMGTVYHALGSEIDVVEMFDQVIPAADKDIVKVFTKRISKKFNLMLETKVTAVEAKEDGIYVSMEGKKAPAEAQRYDAVLVAIGRVPNGKNLDAGAAGVEVDDRGFIRVDKQLRTNVPHIFAIGDIVGQPMLAHKGVHEGHVAAEVIAGMKHYFDPKVIPSIAYTEPEVAWVGLTEKEAKEKGISYETATFPWAASGRAIASDCADGVTKLIFDKETHRVIGGAIVGTNGGELLGEIGLAIEMGCDAEDIALTIHAHPTLHESVGLAAEIFEGSITDLPNAKAKKK, via the coding sequence ATGAGTACTGAAATCAAAACTCAGGTCGTGGTACTTGGGGCAGGTCCTGCAGGTTACTCTGCTGCCTTCCGTTGCGCTGATTTAGGTCTGGAAACCGTTATCGTAGAACGTTACAGCACCCTCGGTGGTGTTTGTCTGAACGTCGGCTGTATCCCTTCTAAAGCACTGCTGCACGTAGCAAAAGTTATCGAAGAAGCCAAAGCACTGGCTGACCACGGTATCGTCTTCGGCGAGCCGAAAACCGATATCGACAAGATTCGTACCTGGAAAGAAAAAGTGATCACTCAGCTGACCGGCGGTCTGGCTGGCATGGCCAAAGGCCGTAAAGTGAAAGTGGTCAACGGTCTGGGTAAATTCACCGGGGCAAACACCCTGGAAGTGGAAGGCGAAAACGGCAAAACCGTGATCAACTTCGACAATGCGATCATCGCGGCGGGCTCCCGTCCGATCGAACTGCCGTTCATTCCGCATGAAGATCCACGCGTATGGGATTCCACCGACGCTCTGGAACTGAAAACCGTTCCAAAACGCCTGCTGGTTATGGGTGGCGGTATCATCGGTCTGGAAATGGGTACCGTATACCACGCGCTGGGTTCAGAGATTGACGTGGTTGAAATGTTCGACCAGGTTATCCCGGCTGCCGATAAAGACATCGTTAAAGTCTTCACCAAACGCATCAGCAAGAAATTCAACCTGATGCTGGAAACCAAAGTGACTGCCGTTGAAGCGAAAGAAGACGGTATCTACGTTTCCATGGAAGGCAAAAAAGCCCCTGCTGAAGCGCAGCGTTACGACGCAGTGCTGGTGGCTATCGGTCGTGTACCGAACGGCAAAAACCTGGATGCAGGCGCGGCTGGCGTTGAAGTTGACGACCGTGGCTTTATCCGTGTCGACAAACAGCTGCGCACCAACGTGCCGCACATCTTTGCTATCGGCGATATCGTCGGTCAGCCAATGCTGGCGCACAAAGGTGTTCACGAAGGCCACGTTGCCGCTGAAGTCATCGCGGGCATGAAGCACTACTTCGACCCGAAAGTGATCCCATCGATCGCCTACACCGAGCCAGAAGTTGCCTGGGTGGGTCTGACCGAGAAAGAAGCGAAAGAAAAAGGCATCAGCTACGAAACCGCCACCTTCCCGTGGGCTGCTTCTGGCCGTGCGATCGCTTCCGATTGCGCCGATGGCGTGACTAAACTGATCTTCGACAAAGAAACTCACCGTGTCATCGGTGGTGCGATTGTCGGCACCAACGGCGGCGAGCTGCTGGGTGAGATCGGTCTGGCTATCGAAATGGGCTGCGACGCTGAAGACATCGCGCTGACCATCCACGCGCACCCGACTCTGCATGAGTCAGTGGGCCTGGCGGCAGAGATCTTCGAAGGTAGCATCACCGACCTGCCGAACGCGAAAGCCAAGAAGAAGTAA
- a CDS encoding Transcriptional repressor for pyruvate dehydrogenase complex: MAYSKIRQPKLSDVIEQQLEFLILEGTLRPGEKLPPERELAKQFDVSRPSLREAIQRLEAKGLLLRRQGGGTFVQNSLWQSFSDPLVELLSDHPESQFDLLETRHALEGIAAYYAALRSNDEDRERICELHQAIERAQQSGDLDAESDAVVQYQIAVTEAAHNVVLLHLLRCMEPMLAQNVRQNFELLYARREMLPLVSNHRTRVFEAIMAGEPEQAREASHRHLAFIEEILLDRSREQSRRERSLRRIQQRKD; the protein is encoded by the coding sequence ATGGCCTACAGCAAAATTCGCCAACCAAAACTATCGGATGTGATAGAGCAGCAGCTGGAGTTTTTAATCCTCGAAGGGACTCTGCGCCCCGGTGAAAAACTCCCGCCTGAACGCGAACTGGCAAAACAGTTCGACGTTTCTCGTCCCTCTCTGCGCGAGGCAATTCAACGTCTCGAAGCGAAGGGCTTGCTGCTTCGTCGTCAGGGCGGTGGAACTTTTGTGCAAAACAGCCTGTGGCAGAGCTTCAGCGATCCGCTGGTAGAGCTTCTATCTGACCACCCAGAATCCCAGTTTGACCTGCTTGAAACCCGTCACGCGCTTGAGGGCATCGCTGCATATTACGCGGCCCTGCGCAGCAATGATGAAGATCGTGAACGTATTTGCGAGCTTCATCAGGCCATTGAACGGGCCCAGCAGTCAGGCGATCTCGACGCCGAGTCCGATGCCGTCGTCCAGTATCAAATTGCCGTCACCGAAGCGGCGCACAATGTGGTGCTGCTCCATCTGCTTCGCTGCATGGAGCCGATGCTGGCCCAGAATGTTCGACAAAATTTTGAATTGTTGTACGCCCGCCGGGAGATGCTCCCGTTGGTCAGCAACCATCGCACCCGAGTATTCGAGGCGATAATGGCCGGGGAACCGGAGCAGGCGCGTGAAGCGTCGCACCGTCACCTGGCTTTCATTGAGGAAATCTTGCTGGACCGCAGCCGTGAACAGAGTCGTCGAGAACGTTCACTTCGCCGCATACAGCAACGAAAGGATTAA
- a CDS encoding Pyruvate dehydrogenase E1 component encodes MSERLQNDVDPIETRDWLQAIESVIREEGVERAQYLIDQLLSEARKGGVKVASGAGASNYVNTIAVEDEPEYPGNLDLERRIRSAIRWNAIMTVLRASKKDLELGGHMASFQSSATVYEVCFNHFFRARTEKDGGDLVYFQGHISPGVYARAFLEGRLTEEQMNNFRQEVHGKGLSSYPHPKLMPEFWQFPTVSMGLGPIGAIYQAKFLKYLEHRGLKDTSQQTVYAFLGDGEMDEPESKGAITIATREKLDNLCFIINCNLQRLDGPVTGNGKIINELEGIFSGAGWNVVKVMWGGRWDELLRKDTSGKLIQLMNETVDGDYQTFKSKNGAYVREHFFGKYPETAALVADWSDDQIWALNRGGHDPKKVYAALKNAQDTKGKATVILAHTIKGYGMGDTAEGKNIAHQVKKMNMDGVRYIRDRFNVPVTDEQVENLSYITFPEGSEEHTYLHAQRQKLNGYLPSRQVNFTEKLELPVLEDFSQLLEEQNKEISTTIAFVRALNVMLKNKSIKDRLVPIIADEARTFGMEGLFRQIGIYSPNGQQYTPQDREQVAYYKEDEKGQILQEGINELGAGASWLAAATSYSTNNLPMIPFYIYYSMFGFQRIGDLCWQAGDQQARGFLVGGTSGRTTLNGEGLQHEDGHSHIQSLTIPNCISYDPSYAYEVAVIMHDGLVRMYGEAQENVYYYITTLNENYHMPAMPAGAEEGIRKGIYKLETIAGSKGKVQLLGSGSILRHVREAAQILANDYGVGSDVYSVTSFTELARDGQDCERWNMLHPMETPRVPYIAQVMNDAPAVASTDYMKLFAEQVRTYVPADDYRVLGTDGFGRSDSRENLRHHFEVDSSYVVVAALGELAKRGEIDKKVVAEAITKFNIDADKVNPRLA; translated from the coding sequence ATGTCAGAACGTCTCCAAAATGACGTGGATCCGATCGAAACTCGCGACTGGCTACAAGCGATCGAATCGGTCATCCGTGAAGAAGGTGTTGAGCGCGCTCAGTATCTGATTGATCAGCTGCTTTCAGAAGCCCGTAAAGGTGGCGTGAAAGTAGCTTCAGGTGCAGGGGCTAGCAACTACGTAAACACGATTGCCGTCGAAGACGAACCGGAATACCCGGGCAATCTGGATCTGGAACGTCGTATTCGTTCTGCCATCCGCTGGAACGCGATCATGACCGTTCTGCGCGCATCCAAGAAAGACCTGGAACTGGGCGGCCACATGGCTTCCTTCCAGTCTTCTGCGACCGTATACGAAGTGTGCTTCAACCACTTCTTCCGCGCGCGCACCGAGAAAGACGGCGGCGACCTGGTGTACTTCCAGGGCCACATCTCTCCGGGCGTTTACGCACGTGCGTTCCTGGAAGGTCGTCTGACTGAAGAGCAGATGAACAACTTCCGTCAGGAAGTTCACGGTAAAGGTCTGTCCTCTTACCCGCACCCTAAACTGATGCCTGAATTCTGGCAGTTCCCGACCGTTTCTATGGGTCTGGGTCCAATCGGTGCAATCTACCAGGCTAAATTCCTGAAATATCTGGAACACCGTGGCCTGAAAGACACTTCTCAGCAGACCGTTTACGCCTTCCTGGGCGACGGCGAAATGGATGAGCCAGAATCTAAAGGTGCGATCACCATCGCCACCCGTGAGAAACTGGACAACCTGTGCTTCATCATCAACTGTAACCTGCAGCGTCTGGATGGTCCGGTAACCGGCAACGGCAAGATCATCAACGAACTGGAAGGCATCTTCAGCGGTGCTGGCTGGAACGTGGTTAAAGTGATGTGGGGCGGTCGTTGGGATGAGCTGCTGCGTAAAGACACCAGCGGTAAACTGATCCAGCTGATGAACGAAACCGTTGACGGCGACTATCAGACCTTCAAATCCAAAAACGGTGCTTACGTTCGTGAACACTTCTTCGGTAAATACCCTGAAACCGCAGCGCTGGTTGCAGACTGGTCTGACGATCAGATCTGGGCTCTGAACCGCGGCGGCCACGATCCGAAGAAAGTCTACGCAGCACTGAAAAACGCTCAAGACACCAAAGGCAAAGCAACAGTTATCCTGGCACATACCATCAAAGGTTATGGCATGGGTGACACCGCTGAAGGTAAAAACATTGCTCACCAGGTGAAGAAAATGAACATGGACGGCGTGCGTTATATCCGCGACCGTTTCAACGTTCCTGTCACCGACGAGCAGGTTGAAAACCTGTCTTACATCACCTTCCCGGAAGGTTCTGAAGAACACACCTACCTGCACGCACAGCGTCAGAAACTGAACGGCTACCTGCCGTCCCGTCAGGTGAACTTCACTGAGAAACTGGAACTGCCGGTTCTGGAAGACTTCTCCCAGCTGCTGGAAGAGCAGAACAAAGAGATCTCTACCACTATCGCTTTCGTTCGTGCCCTGAACGTGATGCTGAAGAACAAGTCGATCAAAGATCGCCTGGTGCCAATCATCGCCGATGAAGCGCGTACTTTCGGTATGGAAGGTCTGTTCCGTCAGATCGGTATTTACAGCCCGAACGGCCAGCAGTACACCCCGCAGGACCGTGAGCAGGTTGCATACTACAAAGAAGACGAGAAAGGCCAGATTCTGCAGGAAGGGATCAACGAGCTGGGTGCAGGCGCATCCTGGCTGGCTGCTGCGACCTCTTACAGCACCAACAACCTGCCGATGATTCCGTTCTACATTTACTATTCAATGTTCGGTTTCCAGCGTATCGGTGACCTGTGCTGGCAGGCTGGCGACCAACAGGCTCGCGGCTTCCTGGTCGGTGGTACTTCCGGTCGTACAACGCTGAACGGTGAAGGTCTGCAGCACGAAGATGGTCACAGCCATATTCAGTCTCTGACTATCCCGAACTGTATCTCTTATGACCCGTCTTACGCGTACGAAGTAGCAGTCATCATGCATGACGGCCTGGTTCGTATGTACGGTGAAGCGCAAGAGAACGTTTATTACTACATCACCACTCTGAACGAAAACTACCACATGCCGGCTATGCCAGCAGGTGCCGAGGAAGGTATCCGTAAAGGTATCTACAAACTCGAAACCATCGCGGGTAGCAAAGGTAAAGTTCAGCTGCTGGGCTCCGGTTCTATCCTGCGTCACGTACGTGAAGCAGCGCAGATCCTGGCGAACGACTACGGCGTTGGCTCCGACGTGTACAGCGTGACCTCCTTCACTGAACTGGCGCGTGATGGCCAGGATTGTGAGCGCTGGAACATGCTGCACCCGATGGAAACTCCACGTGTACCGTACATCGCTCAGGTAATGAACGACGCACCGGCAGTGGCATCTACTGACTATATGAAACTGTTCGCCGAGCAGGTTCGTACTTATGTACCGGCTGACGATTACCGCGTACTGGGTACCGACGGCTTCGGTCGCTCTGACAGCCGCGAAAACCTGCGTCACCACTTCGAAGTTGACTCTTCTTACGTGGTTGTAGCAGCGCTGGGCGAACTGGCTAAACGTGGCGAAATCGATAAGAAAGTGGTTGCAGAAGCAATTACCAAATTCAACATCGATGCAGATAAAGTTAACCCGCGTCTGGCGTAA
- a CDS encoding Aromatic amino acid transport protein AroP, producing MEAQQHGDQLKRGLKNRHIQLIALGGAIGTGLFLGSASVIQSAGPGIILGYAIAGFIAFLIMRQLGEMVVEEPVAGSFSHFAYKYWGSFAGFASGWNYWVLYVLVAMAELTAVGKYIQFWYPEIPTWASAAAFFVIINAINLTNVKVFGEMEFWFAIIKVIAVVAMIIFGGWLLFSGNGGPQATVRNLWEQGGFLPHGMTGLVMMMAIIMFSFGGLELVGITAAEADNPEQSIPKATNQVIYRILIFYVGSLAVLLSLLPWTRVTADTSPFVLIFHELGDTFVANALNIVVLTAALSVYNSCVYCNSRMLFGLAQQGNAPKALLNVDKRGVPVNSIMVSALVTALCVLINYLAPESAFGLLMALVVSALVINWAMISLAHIKFRRAKQKQGVKTRFPALLYPLGNWVCLVFMAAVLVIMLITPGMAISVYLIPVWIAILGVGYMFKQKNAKTVKAH from the coding sequence ATGGAAGCTCAACAGCATGGCGATCAGCTAAAGCGCGGCCTTAAAAACCGCCATATACAGCTCATCGCGTTGGGTGGCGCTATCGGTACCGGCCTGTTTCTGGGCAGCGCATCCGTCATTCAGTCGGCAGGTCCGGGCATTATTCTGGGTTACGCCATCGCAGGCTTTATTGCCTTCCTTATTATGCGCCAGCTGGGCGAAATGGTCGTTGAAGAGCCGGTAGCAGGCTCCTTTAGCCACTTTGCCTACAAATACTGGGGCAGCTTTGCCGGTTTCGCATCGGGCTGGAACTACTGGGTCCTGTACGTTCTGGTTGCCATGGCGGAACTGACTGCCGTCGGTAAGTACATTCAGTTCTGGTATCCGGAGATCCCTACCTGGGCTTCAGCGGCGGCCTTCTTCGTGATCATCAACGCCATCAACCTGACCAACGTTAAAGTGTTTGGTGAGATGGAGTTCTGGTTTGCCATTATCAAAGTCATCGCCGTGGTCGCGATGATCATCTTCGGCGGCTGGCTGCTGTTCAGCGGCAACGGCGGCCCGCAGGCCACTGTGCGTAACCTGTGGGAGCAAGGCGGGTTCCTGCCTCACGGCATGACCGGTCTGGTGATGATGATGGCGATCATTATGTTCTCGTTCGGTGGGCTGGAGTTGGTGGGTATTACCGCAGCTGAAGCCGATAATCCTGAGCAGAGCATCCCGAAAGCCACCAACCAGGTTATCTACCGTATTCTGATTTTCTATGTGGGCTCCCTGGCGGTTCTGCTTTCCCTGCTGCCGTGGACGCGCGTGACCGCAGACACCAGTCCGTTCGTATTGATCTTCCATGAACTGGGCGACACTTTTGTGGCGAACGCGCTGAACATCGTGGTGCTGACCGCTGCGCTATCCGTCTATAACAGTTGCGTATACTGCAACAGCCGTATGCTGTTCGGCCTGGCTCAGCAGGGCAACGCGCCAAAAGCGCTGCTTAACGTGGATAAACGTGGCGTACCGGTGAACTCCATTATGGTTTCCGCGCTGGTCACCGCACTGTGCGTACTGATTAACTACCTGGCACCGGAATCTGCCTTTGGTTTGCTGATGGCACTTGTGGTCTCCGCACTGGTGATCAACTGGGCGATGATCAGCCTGGCGCACATTAAATTCCGTCGCGCCAAGCAGAAACAAGGTGTGAAAACCCGCTTCCCGGCCCTGCTTTATCCACTCGGCAACTGGGTCTGCCTGGTCTTTATGGCGGCGGTACTGGTCATCATGCTGATCACCCCAGGCATGGCCATCTCCGTGTATCTGATCCCGGTGTGGATTGCGATACTGGGTGTGGGCTACATGTTTAAACAGAAAAATGCCAAAACCGTAAAAGCGCATTAA
- a CDS encoding putative membrane protein: MKLPFKPHLLVLLCSAGLLAASGVMYVKSRAPETVSTPSVTATPAAPQAVSPPPAPVVAPTYTAAQIDQLTAPVALYPDALLSQILMASTYPANVIQAAQWSKDNPKMQGDAAIQAVSNQPWDPSVKSLVAFPQLMSLMGENPPWIQSLGDAFLAQPKDVMDSVQRLRLLAQQTGALQSTPQQTVTSVKKAAPANSTTSGSTTVTTTTSPTVIKIESADPQVVYVPTYNPNTVYGTWPSTSYPPVYLPPSPGEQFTDSLVKGLGFSLGVATTYAIFSNIDWDDDDDYHHHDHDDYDHHNGGYNRNGDNNININVDNFNKISGQRLNENNRTWQHNPAYREGVPYPTHQLNNRFHSTNSATGLSTTQQKPVNRDSQRQAALAQVQQSTGKNLSQTQRPATKDAQRQAANNQLKQISQRNNYRGYDNSKPQTAQRANNKAQRENRQTQTQRQNRPAAQTSQQRNTQPRANALSGNDSRSANWQAQQQRGNQSRQLASHNQNRQQPRQMPAGRSEHREFRHR; the protein is encoded by the coding sequence ATGAAGTTGCCCTTTAAGCCACACCTTCTGGTCCTGCTGTGCAGTGCCGGGCTGTTAGCCGCATCCGGTGTTATGTATGTGAAGAGTCGAGCGCCTGAAACGGTTTCAACACCTTCGGTAACGGCAACTCCCGCCGCTCCTCAGGCCGTAAGCCCTCCCCCCGCACCGGTTGTCGCACCGACCTATACCGCCGCGCAAATCGATCAGTTGACGGCGCCTGTTGCGCTCTATCCTGATGCCCTACTGTCGCAAATCCTGATGGCCTCGACCTATCCGGCCAACGTTATTCAGGCGGCGCAGTGGTCGAAAGATAACCCCAAAATGCAGGGCGATGCGGCGATTCAGGCGGTGAGTAATCAGCCGTGGGACCCTAGCGTAAAATCGCTGGTCGCTTTCCCTCAACTGATGTCGCTGATGGGTGAAAACCCGCCGTGGATACAAAGTCTCGGCGATGCCTTCCTCGCACAACCGAAAGATGTGATGGATTCCGTCCAGCGTTTGCGCCTGCTTGCCCAACAAACGGGCGCACTGCAATCGACACCGCAGCAAACGGTGACGAGTGTGAAGAAAGCGGCTCCCGCAAACAGCACCACATCGGGCTCAACGACTGTCACAACGACAACCAGCCCAACGGTAATCAAGATAGAATCCGCCGATCCGCAGGTGGTTTACGTCCCAACGTACAACCCCAACACGGTTTACGGCACCTGGCCAAGTACCAGCTATCCGCCGGTTTATCTGCCCCCTTCTCCGGGCGAGCAATTTACCGATAGCCTGGTAAAAGGCCTGGGCTTTAGCCTCGGCGTCGCAACGACCTACGCCATTTTCAGTAATATCGACTGGGACGATGACGACGATTATCATCACCATGACCACGATGATTACGACCACCACAACGGCGGCTATAACCGTAACGGCGATAACAACATCAATATCAACGTGGATAATTTCAATAAAATCAGCGGGCAGCGGCTGAACGAAAATAACCGTACCTGGCAGCATAATCCTGCTTACCGCGAAGGCGTTCCTTACCCGACTCATCAGTTGAACAATCGTTTCCATTCGACAAACAGCGCAACGGGACTGAGTACGACTCAACAAAAACCGGTTAACCGCGACAGTCAGCGCCAGGCGGCACTGGCTCAGGTTCAGCAATCCACCGGGAAAAACCTTTCGCAAACCCAGCGTCCGGCAACGAAAGACGCTCAGCGTCAGGCGGCCAACAATCAGCTGAAGCAGATTTCCCAGCGCAATAATTACCGTGGTTACGACAACAGCAAACCGCAGACCGCGCAAAGGGCGAATAACAAAGCGCAGCGCGAAAATCGCCAAACGCAGACGCAACGACAAAACAGGCCGGCTGCGCAAACCAGCCAGCAGCGAAATACGCAACCCCGAGCCAATGCCTTGAGCGGGAACGATAGCCGGTCAGCAAACTGGCAGGCACAGCAGCAGCGTGGCAATCAGAGTCGCCAGCTCGCATCGCACAACCAGAACCGTCAGCAGCCACGGCAAATGCCTGCGGGCCGTAGTGAACATCGTGAATTCCGTCATCGCTAA